The following are from one region of the Staphylococcus argenteus genome:
- the gcvH gene encoding glycine cleavage system protein GcvH, giving the protein MAVPNELKYSKEHEWVKVEGNVATIGITEYAQGELGDIVFVELPETDDEINEGDTFGSVESVKTVSELYAPISGKVVEVNEELEDSPEFVNESPYEKAWMVKVEISDESQLEALLTAEKYAEMIGE; this is encoded by the coding sequence TTGGCAGTACCAAATGAATTGAAATATTCAAAAGAGCATGAATGGGTTAAAGTTGAAGGAAACGTTGCAACAATCGGAATCACAGAATATGCGCAAGGCGAGTTAGGTGATATTGTATTTGTTGAATTACCTGAAACTGATGATGAAATTAATGAAGGGGATACGTTTGGTAGCGTAGAATCAGTTAAAACTGTATCAGAATTATATGCGCCAATCTCTGGTAAAGTAGTTGAAGTTAACGAAGAACTAGAAGATAGTCCCGAATTTGTGAATGAATCTCCATACGAAAAAGCATGGATGGTAAAAGTAGAAATTAGTGATGAAAGTCAGCTTGAAGCATTATTAACAGCTGAAAAATATGCAGAAATGATTGGTGAATAA
- a CDS encoding YwqG family protein — protein sequence MLNIQDVSHLSKKEQEAYNRFVESVENGNLPVLPCIEMNLKEMKEETLNQSKIGGMPFLKSFKDIPLDENEVPMILLAQINLSELPEQQKLFPVKEGILQFWISSEDPMYGMSENLKENNINSRLVYIKEPITDLSLEEIQSHMKSIDSKNEDIPFSGAFSIEFKLTNQTITCADYKFDEDVLELWNKVNPAFKLESMFGDYDELMEPVCNTFTAKEPFNQLGGFPYFDQRDPRTNDQELKMYDRVLLQIDSTRDGSSSIMWGDLGIANILVKSTDLEAMKFDDYMYSWDCS from the coding sequence ATGCTAAACATTCAAGACGTTAGTCATCTTTCTAAAAAAGAGCAAGAAGCATATAACCGTTTCGTAGAATCTGTAGAAAACGGTAATTTACCAGTATTACCATGTATTGAAATGAATCTAAAAGAGATGAAAGAAGAAACATTGAATCAGAGTAAGATTGGTGGAATGCCATTTTTAAAATCTTTTAAAGATATACCATTGGATGAAAATGAAGTGCCAATGATATTGTTAGCGCAGATTAATTTGAGTGAACTTCCAGAACAACAAAAATTATTTCCTGTAAAAGAAGGAATATTGCAGTTTTGGATTAGTTCAGAAGATCCGATGTATGGTATGTCGGAGAATTTAAAGGAAAATAATATCAACTCGAGACTTGTATATATCAAAGAGCCAATCACCGATTTATCATTGGAAGAAATTCAATCACATATGAAGTCAATAGATTCAAAAAATGAAGATATACCGTTTAGTGGGGCATTTTCTATAGAATTTAAGCTGACGAATCAAACAATTACATGTGCTGATTATAAGTTCGATGAGGACGTCCTTGAATTGTGGAATAAAGTCAATCCAGCCTTTAAGTTAGAATCAATGTTTGGTGATTATGATGAATTAATGGAACCTGTGTGCAACACATTTACTGCTAAAGAACCATTTAATCAGCTTGGTGGTTTTCCTTACTTTGATCAAAGAGATCCAAGAACGAATGATCAAGAACTGAAAATGTATGATAGAGTATTATTGCAAATTGACTCCACAAGAGATGGTAGTTCTTCGATTATGTGGGGTGACCTAGGTATTGCTAATATCT